DNA from Bordetella genomosp. 13:
CCCGCCTGCCGCTGGTGGCGGGTGTGGCATTGGGCGATTCCACCGCCCTGCTGGCTTCGCTGGTGGGCCTGGGTGCCCTGCTGGCCACCTCGGCCTTCTGGTTCACGGTAGTCAAGACCGTGGGCGGCCTCTACCTGCTGTACCTCGGCATCAAGCTGCTGCGCGCCGGCGTGGCGCCGGCCGGCTCGCCGGCGCCCGCCGCGCCCGCCTCGCGCGCGAAGCTGTTCGCCAGCACCTACCTGGTGACAGCGCTGAACCCCAAGGGCATCATCTTCTTCGTCGCCTTCCTGCCGCAGTTCATCCGCGCCGACGCGCCCGCCGCGCCGCAACTGTGGACGCTGTCGCTCACCTTCGTGGCGCTGGGCACGATCAACGCATCTCTTTACGCCGCATTCGCCGCTCAGGCGCGGCGCCTGCTGGCGTCGCCGCGCGCGCAACGGCGCTTCAATCTCGCGGGCGGGTCGTTGCTGGGCGCGGCCGGCCTGTGGGCGCTGGCGGCGCGGCGCTGACCACGTGCCGAGGGGCGCGCACCGTGGGTGCCGCCCTATCGCGGGCGCTGCCGCACGCGGAAGGCGCCACCGGCAATGCGATAATCCGGCATGCGCGCGCCGCGCCGGAGACTGCTGTGACCCGTATCGACGACCCCACCCACGACCACGAAGTCGGCCAGGCCGACGCCACCCAGGACACCACCCGCGTCGACGACGTGCGCATCGGCGCCGTGCGTCCGCTGATCTCGCCCGCCCTGCTGCTGGACGAGCTGCCCGTGCCCGACGCCCTGCTGGACCAGGTCGAGGACAGCCGGGCGCGCATCGCCGACGTGCTGCACGGCCGTGACGACCGGCTGGTGGCCGTGGTCGGTCCCTGTTCCATTCACGACCATGGCCAGGCCATGGAGTATGCGCGGCATCTCAAACAGGCGGCCGACGCGCTGGCCGACGATCTGCTGGTGGTGATGCGGGTCTACTTCGAGAAGCCGCGCACCACGGTGGGGTGGAAAGGCTACATCAACGATCCGCGCCTGGACGGCAGCTTCCGCATCAACGAGGGCCTGCGCCGCGCCCGCGAACTGCTGCTCGAGATCGGCGGCCTGGGCCTGCCGGTGGGCACCGAGTTCCTGGACCTGCTCAGCCCGCAGTTCATCGCCGACCTGGTGGCGTGGGGCGCCATCGGCGCCCGCACCACCGAAAGCCAGAGCCACCGCCAGCTGGCGTCCGGCCTGAGCTGCCCGCTGGGCTTCAAGAACGGCACCGACGGCGGCATCCAGGTGGCGGCCGACGCCATCGTCGCCTCGCGCGCCAGCCATGCCTTCATGGGCATGAC
Protein-coding regions in this window:
- a CDS encoding LysE family translocator, producing MPFDTWLAFVAASTVMLVIPGPTLLAVISYSATHGRRARLPLVAGVALGDSTALLASLVGLGALLATSAFWFTVVKTVGGLYLLYLGIKLLRAGVAPAGSPAPAAPASRAKLFASTYLVTALNPKGIIFFVAFLPQFIRADAPAAPQLWTLSLTFVALGTINASLYAAFAAQARRLLASPRAQRRFNLAGGSLLGAAGLWALAARR
- a CDS encoding 3-deoxy-7-phosphoheptulonate synthase gives rise to the protein MTRIDDPTHDHEVGQADATQDTTRVDDVRIGAVRPLISPALLLDELPVPDALLDQVEDSRARIADVLHGRDDRLVAVVGPCSIHDHGQAMEYARHLKQAADALADDLLVVMRVYFEKPRTTVGWKGYINDPRLDGSFRINEGLRRARELLLEIGGLGLPVGTEFLDLLSPQFIADLVAWGAIGARTTESQSHRQLASGLSCPLGFKNGTDGGIQVAADAIVASRASHAFMGMTKMGMAAIFETRGNDDTHVILRGGKQGANYDRASIDACCAALQKADLRPQVMVDCSHANSNKSHERQVDVARDLAGQIAAGDRRIVGVMIESHLEGGRQDLKPGVSLRHGVSITDACLGWAQTEPLLHELAAAVRERRGAGSR